One Danio aesculapii chromosome 11, fDanAes4.1, whole genome shotgun sequence genomic region harbors:
- the cldn19 gene encoding claudin-19 isoform X1 translates to MANSGFQLLGYFLALGGWIGIISTTVLPQWKQSSYAGDAIIMAVGLYEGLWMSCASQSTGQVQCKIFDSLLSLDVHIQTCRALMVISVLTGFLGIIVSVVGMKCTKVGDNNPSTKSMIAISGGSLFLLSGVCTLVAVSWYATQVSSHFFDPNTPINAKYEFGTALFVGWAAAILMMLGGSFLSCSCINEDRRGQQFYRQSQPSTAREANVKSSPAEKGEQYL, encoded by the exons ATGGCCAACTCTGGGTTTCAGCTTTTGGGCTACTTTCTGGCACTGGGAGGATGGATTGGGATCATCTCCACTACTGTGCTGCCCCAATGGAAGCAGTCCTCGTATGCAGGGGACGCCATCATCATGGCCGTGGGCTTGTATGAGGGCCTGTGGATGTCCTGTGCATCTCAGAGTACAGGCCAGGTGCAGTGCAAGATCTTCGACTCCTTGCTCTCGCTGGATG TCCACATTCAGACGTGTCGAGCTCTGATGGTGATCTCAGTGCTCACGGGCTTCCTCGGTATCATTGTGAGTGTGGTCGGCATGAAGTGCACAAAGGTGGGTGACAACAACCCATCCACAAAGAGCATGATCGCCATCTCTGGTGGGAGTCTGTTCCTGCTCTCAG GTGTCTGCACGCTGGTGGCCGTGTCCTGGTACGCCACACAGGTGTCTTCCCACTTCTTCGACCCCAACACACCAATTAATGCCAA GTATGAGTTTGGCACCGCTCTTTTCGTGGGGTGGGCGGCGGCCATCCTGATGATGCTGGGCGGCTCGTTCCTCAGCTGCTCCTGCATCAACGAGGACAGAAGAGGACAGCAGTTCTACCGGCAATCTCAGCCCTCCACAGCCAGAGA AGCAAATGTTAAAAGTTCTCCAGCAGAGAAAGGGGAGCAGTACTTGTAG
- the cldn19 gene encoding claudin-19 isoform X2: MANSGFQLLGYFLALGGWIGIISTTVLPQWKQSSYAGDAIIMAVGLYEGLWMSCASQSTGQVQCKIFDSLLSLDVHIQTCRALMVISVLTGFLGIIVSVVGMKCTKVGDNNPSTKSMIAISGGSLFLLSGVCTLVAVSWYATQVSSHFFDPNTPINAKYEFGTALFVGWAAAILMMLGGSFLSCSCINEDRRGQQFYRQSQPSTAREDELLSETSFPD, translated from the exons ATGGCCAACTCTGGGTTTCAGCTTTTGGGCTACTTTCTGGCACTGGGAGGATGGATTGGGATCATCTCCACTACTGTGCTGCCCCAATGGAAGCAGTCCTCGTATGCAGGGGACGCCATCATCATGGCCGTGGGCTTGTATGAGGGCCTGTGGATGTCCTGTGCATCTCAGAGTACAGGCCAGGTGCAGTGCAAGATCTTCGACTCCTTGCTCTCGCTGGATG TCCACATTCAGACGTGTCGAGCTCTGATGGTGATCTCAGTGCTCACGGGCTTCCTCGGTATCATTGTGAGTGTGGTCGGCATGAAGTGCACAAAGGTGGGTGACAACAACCCATCCACAAAGAGCATGATCGCCATCTCTGGTGGGAGTCTGTTCCTGCTCTCAG GTGTCTGCACGCTGGTGGCCGTGTCCTGGTACGCCACACAGGTGTCTTCCCACTTCTTCGACCCCAACACACCAATTAATGCCAA GTATGAGTTTGGCACCGCTCTTTTCGTGGGGTGGGCGGCGGCCATCCTGATGATGCTGGGCGGCTCGTTCCTCAGCTGCTCCTGCATCAACGAGGACAGAAGAGGACAGCAGTTCTACCGGCAATCTCAGCCCTCCACAGCCAGAGA GGATGAGTTGTTGAGTGAGACTAGTTTCCCTGACTGA